CGACCCGCAGAAGGATTTGAACCTGATCCAAAACATCGAATTCGCGAACATACCGGCTGCTTTCCTGTCGGGAACCGGCGATTACGTACAAATGTTCGAGCCGCAGGCGACCGTGATCGAAAAGCAGGGAAAAGGCTATGTGATAGCGTCCTTCGGCGTGGAAAGCGGACATTTGCCGTATACGGTATTTATGACCAAAAAAAGCACGATCGACAAAAACGCGGACACGGTGCAAAAGTTCGCAAACGCCGTACAGAAGGCGCAAAACTGGGTGCAGGCGAAAAGTGTGGACGATATTACCGAAGCGATTATTCCTTTCTTCCAGGACACGGATAAGGAAATAATCAAGGGAGTCGTCAAACGTTACAAAGACCAAGGCTCCTTTGCGACCGACGGCATCATTGACGAGCAGGAATGGAACAACCTTCAGGATGTCATGCAGTCTGCCGGCGAGCTGAAGCAAAGGGCCGACCATAAAGCGCTCGTGAACAACCGGTTTGCCGAAAAAGCGAAGCAATCGGTGAAATGACGGGTTTACGCTTCCGAACACGGGCAAGGGGGGATGAACATGAAAAACGCGGTACAGCTGGAGGACGTCACCCACGTGTACGTGGGGGGAGGAGGCGCGTCGCTTGCTGTGGAAAATATCAATTTATCCGTCGAGCCCGGAGAATTCGTCAGTCTGATCGGACCGAGCGGCTGCGGCAAGACGACGATCCTGTCGCTGGTCGCGGGTTTGTTCGCACCGACGGCCGGGACGATTCGCATTGACGGGGAGCCGATTGTCCGACCTTCGCGAAAGATCGGTTATATGCTGCAGCAGGATTGCTTATTTCCATGGCGGACGATTTATGAAAACTGTGTGGTTGGATTGGAGCTGGTAGGAAGCGTCTCGCAGCAGAAACGGGAATACGTCATGTCGCTGCTGGCCGAGATGGGGCTTACCGGAGCGGAAAATAAATACCCGCATCAGCTGTCCGGAGGTATGCGGCAGCGTGTAGCGCTTGTGAGGACGCTGGCGACCGAACCGGAAATCATGCTGCTCGACGAGCCTTTTTCCGCGCTCGATTACCAAACGAAGCTGCAGCTTGAGGATCTGGTATCGGAAACGCTGAAGGCGCATCAGAAGACGGCCGTGCTCGTGACGCACGACATTTCGGAAGCGATCGCGATGAGCGACCGGGTGATCGTTCTGCAGCCGAGCCCCGGCAAAATCCGCAAAACCGTGTCGGTGCCGGGGCCGATACGCGCAGCAACCCCGTTTACCGCACGGGAGCTTGCCGGATTTCACGATTTGTTCCATGTGCTGTGGGGCGAGTTCGAGCAGATGGAACATAAGGGAGTTGATGGCCCATGACCGAACATTCCCGCTGGACGACGCAGCTGACGGCTAAAGTGCTTACCGATTACATGAGAGCGCAGCGCCGGGAGATTTGGAAGGTGAGAACGACGCAATCTGTGATCGTTGCGCTATTTCTCGCTTTATGGGAGATCGCCGGCAGGCTGAACTGGATTGACGTGCTGCTCTTCAGCTACCCGAGCAAAATTGCCGCGCTCCTGAAGGATAAACTGCTGGACGGCTCCCTGCTCGTGCACAGCCAAGTGACGCTGTGGGAAACGATCGTCGGTTTTGTATTCGGTACGCTGCTCGGCACGTTGATCGCAACGATCATCTGGTGGTCACCGTTTTTGTCCAAGGTGCTCGATCCGTTTATCGTCGTGCTCAACAGCTTGCCCAAGGTGGCGCTCGGGCCGCTCTTTATCGTTGCGCTCGGGCCCGGCGTAATCTCGATCATCGCGACGACGCTGTCGCTCACGGTCGTCATCACCACCTTGGTCGTGTACAACAGCTTTAAAGAGGTGGATCCGAACTTCGTCAAGGTCATCCGCGTTTTCGGCGGTACGAAGGCGGACACGTTCCGCAAAGTCATTTTGCCCGCATCGTATCCGACGATCGTTTCGACTTTGAAAGTGAACGTCGGCTTGTCGTGGGTCGGGGTGATCGTCGGCGAGTTTCTCGTTTCCAAGTACGGTCTCGGTTACTTGATCATCTACGGCTTTCAAGTATTCAACTTTACGCTGGTGCTCGGCAGCTTGTTCATCATCGCCGTTTTTGCCACGCTCATGTATGAAGGGGTCGCTTATATCGAACGCCGCATGTTCCGCCGCAAATAACCCGCCGGGCCGTCCGGCATTCTAAGCCTCGCACGGCGGGAGGTTTTCGAAGAATTGAGCGCCGCGGTATAAGTAGAATACTATACGCACCCGGCAAAACGGCGGTTTTGTTGCCTTTTTTCTCCGCATCATGCAGCATTCGGGCTTGTCCTTCTTTCGAACGGACAAGAAAAAAATAGCCAGAAATCGAGAATCTTAAAAAGTTTTTGTCACCCTAGACGAATGTCCTGCATACAAATGTAATGAATGATTGTATGGAGGAGGTTGAAAGGATGTCATTAGATAAAGATGTGCAGGTCAGAGAGATCTATACGAAGGCAGTATGCGGCAGGGGGCGTCGTTTTTCCCAGGTGAGCCATACGGTTACTCCGCCTCATGCTCCGACCAGCATCCTCGGCGCGTGGATCATCAACAATCAATACGATGCGGTGAAATCCGGGGATAGCGTGGAAGTGGTAGGTACTTACGACATCAACATTTGGTACTCCTACGATCGGAATACCAAAACGGATGTTGCGAAAGAAACGGTCTCCTATGTAGAAGTCGTTCCGCTCTCGTATCTCGACAAAAAACATAGGC
The window above is part of the Paenibacillus hamazuiensis genome. Proteins encoded here:
- a CDS encoding outer spore coat protein CotE — translated: MSLDKDVQVREIYTKAVCGRGRRFSQVSHTVTPPHAPTSILGAWIINNQYDAVKSGDSVEVVGTYDINIWYSYDRNTKTDVAKETVSYVEVVPLSYLDKKHRPSTAEVSATATQEPNCVEANISSSGSSVVLRVEREFKVEMIAETKVYVYVNPNGGEDLDDKTIDFEDSGEDIDYEDLDPDLLDEELN
- a CDS encoding ABC transporter ATP-binding protein codes for the protein MKNAVQLEDVTHVYVGGGGASLAVENINLSVEPGEFVSLIGPSGCGKTTILSLVAGLFAPTAGTIRIDGEPIVRPSRKIGYMLQQDCLFPWRTIYENCVVGLELVGSVSQQKREYVMSLLAEMGLTGAENKYPHQLSGGMRQRVALVRTLATEPEIMLLDEPFSALDYQTKLQLEDLVSETLKAHQKTAVLVTHDISEAIAMSDRVIVLQPSPGKIRKTVSVPGPIRAATPFTARELAGFHDLFHVLWGEFEQMEHKGVDGP
- a CDS encoding ABC transporter permease codes for the protein MTEHSRWTTQLTAKVLTDYMRAQRREIWKVRTTQSVIVALFLALWEIAGRLNWIDVLLFSYPSKIAALLKDKLLDGSLLVHSQVTLWETIVGFVFGTLLGTLIATIIWWSPFLSKVLDPFIVVLNSLPKVALGPLFIVALGPGVISIIATTLSLTVVITTLVVYNSFKEVDPNFVKVIRVFGGTKADTFRKVILPASYPTIVSTLKVNVGLSWVGVIVGEFLVSKYGLGYLIIYGFQVFNFTLVLGSLFIIAVFATLMYEGVAYIERRMFRRK
- a CDS encoding ABC transporter substrate-binding protein; protein product: MKKGKWAAWLAALLAAAIVLSSCGQQAGGLKKVRIGEVTRSIFYAPEYVAISQGFFKDEGLEVELQTIPGGDKTMTALLTNNIDVALVGSETSIFVHQQGSQDPIINFMQLTQTDGTFLVSRKPIANFDWKTLKGSAFLGQRKGGMPQMAGEFTLKKKGIDPQKDLNLIQNIEFANIPAAFLSGTGDYVQMFEPQATVIEKQGKGYVIASFGVESGHLPYTVFMTKKSTIDKNADTVQKFANAVQKAQNWVQAKSVDDITEAIIPFFQDTDKEIIKGVVKRYKDQGSFATDGIIDEQEWNNLQDVMQSAGELKQRADHKALVNNRFAEKAKQSVK